One window of the Takifugu rubripes chromosome 13, fTakRub1.2, whole genome shotgun sequence genome contains the following:
- the rras2 gene encoding ras-related protein R-Ras2, with protein MAGWKDGSVQEKYRLVVVGGGGVGKSALTIQFIQSYFVTDYDPTIEDSYTKQCVIDERAARLDILDTAGQEEFGAMREQYMRTGEGFLLVFSVTDRGSFEEIYKFQRQILRVKDRDEFPMILVGNKADLEQHRQVTQEEGQQLARQLKVTYMEASAKIRMNVDQAFHELVRVIRKFQEQECPPSPEPKSKEKDKSGCHCVIF; from the exons ATGGCTGGCTGGAAGGACGGCTCGGTGCAGGAGAAGTACCGGCTGGTGGTGGTCGGAGGTGGCGGCGTCGGCAAATCAGCCCTGACTATCCAGTTCATCCAG tCATATTTTGTAACCGACTATGACCCCACGATCGAAGACTCCTATACCAAGCAGTGCGTTATTGACGAAAGGGCTGCCAGGCTCGACA TCCTCGACACGGCTGGACAGGAAGAGTTCGGAGCCATGAGAGAACAATACATGCGGACAGGGGAGGGCTTCCTGCTCGTCTTCTCGGTCACCGACAGAGGGAG ctTTGAGGAAATCTACAAATTCCAAAGACAAATCCTGCGAGTAAAAGACAGAGATGAATTTCCCATGATCCTCGTAGGAAATAAAGCGGATCTGGAGCAGCACAGACAA GTAACCCAGGAAGAGGGCCAGCAACTCGCCAGACAACTCAAGGTCACGTATATGGAGGCTTCAGCCAAAATCCGAATGAACGTAGACCAGGCTTTCCACGAACTGGTTCGAGTCATCAG GAAATTCCAGGAGCAGGAATGTCCACCGTCACCAGAGCCGAAAAGCAAAGAGAAGGACAAGAGCGGCTGCCACTGCGTGATCTTCTGA
- the copb1 gene encoding coatomer subunit beta isoform X1 encodes MTAAENVCYTLINVTSDSEPPSEVSLKTDLEKGEIKAKTEALKKVIIMILNGEKLPGLLMTIIRFVLPLQDHTIKKLLLVFWEIVPKTTTDGKLLQEMILVCDAYRKDLQHPNEFIRGSTLRFLCKLKEPELLEPLMPAIRACLEHRHSYVRRNAVLAIYTIYRNFENLIPDAPELIHDFLVNEKDASCKRNAFMMLIHADQDRALDYLSTCIDQVHTFGDILQLVIVELIYKVCHANPSERARFIRCIYNLLQSSSPAVKYEAAGTLVTLSSAPTAIKAAAQCYIDLIIKESDNNVKLIVLDRLIELKEHPTHERVLQDLVMDILRVLSTPDLEVRKKTLQLALDLVSSRNVEELVIVLKKEVIKTNNVSEHEDTDKYRQLLVRTLHSCSVRFPDMAANVIPVLMEFLSDTNEAAAADVLEFVREAIQRFDNLRPLVIEKMLEVFHAIRTVKIYRGALWILGEYCSTKEDIQSVMTEVRRSLGEIPIVENEIKKETGEVKAEDEVSAAPAQKLVTEMGTYVTQSALSSSRPSKKEEDRPPLRSFLMDGDFYVAASLATTLTKVALRYVEIVPDKKRQNSFVAEAMLIMVTVLHLGKSSLPKKPITDDDVDRISLCLKVLSECSPLMNDIFNKECRKSLSHMLTVRLEEEKLSQKKESEKRNVTVQPDDPISFMQLTAKNEMTSKEDQFQLSLLAAMGNTQRKEAADPLASKLNKVTQLTGFSDPVYAEAYVHVNQYDIVLDVLVVNQTSDTLQNCTLELATLGDLKLVEKPSPLTLAPHDFANIKANVKVASTENGIIFGNIVYDVSGAASDRNCVVLSDIHIDIMDYIQPASCTDAEFRQMWAEFEWENKVTVNTNIIDLNDYLQHILKSTNMKCLTPEKALSGFCGFMAANLYARSIFGEDALANVSIEKPIHLGPEAPVTGHIRIRAKSQGMALSLGDKINLSQKKANV; translated from the exons atgacagctgcagAGAACGTTTGTTACACTCTGATCAATGTTACATCTGATTCAGAGCCTCCTTCCGAAGTCAGCCTGAAAACTGACTTGG AAAAGGGGGAAATCAAGGCAAAAACCGAAGCCCTGAAGAAGGTCATCATCATGATCCTAAATGGTGAAAAGTTGCCAGGGCTGCTGATGACCATAATTCGCTTCGTGCTGCCACTTCAGGACCACACCatcaaaaagctgctgctggttttctgGGAGATTGTCCCCAAAACAACAACTGATGGTAAACTCCTTCAGGAGATGATCCTGGTCTGTGATGCCTACAGAAAG GACCTTCAGCATCCCAATGAGTTCATCCGTGGCTCAACGCTGCGTTTCCTGTGCAAACTGAAGGAGCCAGAGTTGCTGGAGCCTCTCATGCCAGCCATCCGGGCCTGTCTGGAGCACCGTCACAGTTACGTGCGACGAAATGCCGTCTTGGCCATTTACACCATCTATAG GAACTTTGAAAACCTCATCCCAGATGCTCCAGAGCTGATCCATGATTTTTTGGTGAATGAGAAAGATGCCAGCTGCAAGAGAAATGCGTTCATGATGCTAATTCATGCCGATCAG GATCGAGCTCTGGATTACCTCAGCACGTGTATCGACCAAGTTCACACTTTCGGGGACATTCTCCAGCTGGTCATTGTGGAGCTGATTTACAAA GTTTGCCATGCTAACCCCTCTGAACGGGCCCGCTTTATCCGATGCATCTACAACCTGTTGCAGTCCTCCAGCCCAGCGGTTAAATACGAAGCTGCGGGCACTCTTGTAACCCTGTCCAGTGCTCCCACAGCCATCAAG gctgcagcccaGTGCTACATTGATTTGATCATCAAGGAGAGCGACAACAACGTGAAGCTGATCGTTCTCGACCGCCTGATAGAACTCAAGGAGCATCCCACTCATGAGCGTGTTCTCCAG GACCTGGTCATGGACATTCTGCGCGTGCTCAGCACCCCGGACCTCGAAGTAAGAAAGAAGACCTTGCAGCTGGCTTTGGACCTTGTCTCGTCCCGTAACGTAGAAGAG TTGGTGATCGTTTTGAAGAAAGAGGTGATCAAGACGAACAACGTGAGCGAACACGAAGACACGGATAAGTACAGGCAGCTGTTGGTGCGCACGCTCCACTCCTGCAGCGTGCGCTTCCCTGACATGGCAGCCAATGTCATACCTGTA CTGATGGAATTCCTAAGCGACACTAATGAAGCGGCCGCCGCCGACGTGCTGGAGTTTGTGCGGGAGGCGATTCAGAGGTTCGATAACTTGAGGCCGCTCGTCATCGAGAAGATGCTGGAAGTTTTCCACGCCATCAGAACTGTCAA GATTTACAGGGGAGCGTTGTGGATCCTGGGAGAATACTGCAGCACCAAGGAAGACATCCAGAGCGTGATGACGGAAGTGCGCAGGTCCCTGGGAGAG ATTCCCATtgtagaaaatgaaataaagaaagagaCGGGGGAGGTGAAAGCAGAGGATGAAGTGagtgcagctccagctcagaAGCTGGTGACAGAAATGGGCACTTATGTGACACAGAGtgctctcagctcctccaggcccTCAAAGAAGGAAGAGGACAG ACCTCCGCTCAGAAGCTTCCTGATGGATGGAGATTTTTACGTGGCAGCGTCCTTGGCCACCACGCTGACCAAAGTGGCCTTGCGTTACGTTGAGATCGTCCCAGataaaaagaggcaaaat TCCTTCGTTGCAGAGGCCATGCTCATCATGGTCACTGTGCTGCACCTGGGCAAGTCCTCTCTGCCCAAGAAGCCAATCACAGACGACGACGTGGACCGCATCTCGCTGTGCCTGAAAGTCCTGTCGGAGTGCTCGCCACTTATGAATGACATTTTCAATAAGGAGTGCCGTAAATCCCTGTCACACATGCTGACTgtcagactggaggaggagaagctctCGCAGAAG AAGGAGTCGGAGAAGCGGAACGTCACCGTGCAGCCCGACGACCCGATCTCCTTCATGCAGCTGACGGCCAAGAACGAAATGACGTCCAAGGAGGACCAGTTCCAGCTCAGTCTCCTGGCTGCCATGGGCAACACTCAGAGGAAGGAGGCTGCCGACCCACTCGCTTCAAAACTCAACAAG GTAACCCAGCTGACTGGCTTCTCAGACCCTGTATATGCGGAAGCCTACGTTCACGTCAACCAGTATGATATTGTTTTGGATGTACTGGTGGTCAACCAAACCAGTGATACCCTCCAGAACTGCACCCTTGAGCTGGCCACTTTAG gtgATCTGAAGTTGGTTGAAAAGCCCTCCCCTCTGACTCTGGCTCCCCACGATTTCGCCAACATCAAGGCCAACGTGAAGGTGGCCTCCACCGAGAACGGCATCATATTTGGCAACATCG TCTACGACGTCTCTGGTGCTGCTAGCGACAGAAACTGCGTGGTCCTCAGTGACATCCACATCGACATCATGGACTACATCCAGCCAGCTTCCTGTACCGATGCAGAGTTCCGACAGATGTGGGCGGAGTTTGAGTGGGAAAATAAG GTGACGGTCAACACCAATATCATTGACCTGAACGATTATCTTCAGCATATCCTGAAGTCCACCAACATGAAGTGTCTGACTCCTGAAAAG GCTCTGTCTGGCTTCTGCGGCTTCATGGCTGCCAACCTTTACGCTCGTTCTATCTTCGGAGAAGACGCCCTGGCTAACGTCAGCATCGAGAAGCCCATCCACCTGGGCCCCGAGGCGCCCGTCACAGGACACATACGCATCAGAGCCAAAAGTCAG GGGATGGCTTTGAGCCTCGGCGATAAGATCAACCTCTCTCAGAAGAAGGCGAATGTCTGA
- the copb1 gene encoding coatomer subunit beta isoform X2 has product MTAAENVCYTLINVTSDSEPPSEVSLKTDLEKGEIKAKTEALKKVIIMILNGEKLPGLLMTIIRFVLPLQDHTIKKLLLVFWEIVPKTTTDGKLLQEMILVCDAYRKDLQHPNEFIRGSTLRFLCKLKEPELLEPLMPAIRACLEHRHSYVRRNAVLAIYTIYRNFENLIPDAPELIHDFLVNEKDASCKRNAFMMLIHADQDRALDYLSTCIDQVHTFGDILQLVIVELIYKVCHANPSERARFIRCIYNLLQSSSPAVKYEAAGTLVTLSSAPTAIKAAAQCYIDLIIKESDNNVKLIVLDRLIELKEHPTHERVLQDLVMDILRVLSTPDLEVRKKTLQLALDLVSSRNVEELVIVLKKEVIKTNNVSEHEDTDKYRQLLVRTLHSCSVRFPDMAANVIPVLMEFLSDTNEAAAADVLEFVREAIQRFDNLRPLVIEKMLEVFHAIRTVKIYRGALWILGEYCSTKEDIQSVMTEVRRSLGEIPIVENEIKKETGEVKAEDEVSAAPAQKLVTEMGTYVTQSALSSSRPSKKEEDRPPLRSFLMDGDFYVAASLATTLTKVALRYVEIVPDKKRQNSFVAEAMLIMVTVLHLGKSSLPKKPITDDDVDRISLCLKVLSECSPLMNDIFNKECRKSLSHMLTVRLEEEKLSQKKESEKRNVTVQPDDPISFMQLTAKNEMTSKEDQFQLSLLAAMGNTQRKEAADPLASKLNKVTQLTGFSDPVYAEAYVHVNQYDIVLDVLVVNQTSDTLQNCTLELATLGDLKLVEKPSPLTLAPHDFANIKANVKVASTENGIIFGNIVYDVSGAASDRNCVVLSDIHIDIMDYIQPASCTDAEFRQMWAEFEWENKVTVNTNIIDLNDYLQHILKSTNMKCLTPEKALSGFCGFMAANLYARSIFGEDALANVSIEKPIHLGPEAPVTGHIRIRAKSQHVSFIRRGWL; this is encoded by the exons atgacagctgcagAGAACGTTTGTTACACTCTGATCAATGTTACATCTGATTCAGAGCCTCCTTCCGAAGTCAGCCTGAAAACTGACTTGG AAAAGGGGGAAATCAAGGCAAAAACCGAAGCCCTGAAGAAGGTCATCATCATGATCCTAAATGGTGAAAAGTTGCCAGGGCTGCTGATGACCATAATTCGCTTCGTGCTGCCACTTCAGGACCACACCatcaaaaagctgctgctggttttctgGGAGATTGTCCCCAAAACAACAACTGATGGTAAACTCCTTCAGGAGATGATCCTGGTCTGTGATGCCTACAGAAAG GACCTTCAGCATCCCAATGAGTTCATCCGTGGCTCAACGCTGCGTTTCCTGTGCAAACTGAAGGAGCCAGAGTTGCTGGAGCCTCTCATGCCAGCCATCCGGGCCTGTCTGGAGCACCGTCACAGTTACGTGCGACGAAATGCCGTCTTGGCCATTTACACCATCTATAG GAACTTTGAAAACCTCATCCCAGATGCTCCAGAGCTGATCCATGATTTTTTGGTGAATGAGAAAGATGCCAGCTGCAAGAGAAATGCGTTCATGATGCTAATTCATGCCGATCAG GATCGAGCTCTGGATTACCTCAGCACGTGTATCGACCAAGTTCACACTTTCGGGGACATTCTCCAGCTGGTCATTGTGGAGCTGATTTACAAA GTTTGCCATGCTAACCCCTCTGAACGGGCCCGCTTTATCCGATGCATCTACAACCTGTTGCAGTCCTCCAGCCCAGCGGTTAAATACGAAGCTGCGGGCACTCTTGTAACCCTGTCCAGTGCTCCCACAGCCATCAAG gctgcagcccaGTGCTACATTGATTTGATCATCAAGGAGAGCGACAACAACGTGAAGCTGATCGTTCTCGACCGCCTGATAGAACTCAAGGAGCATCCCACTCATGAGCGTGTTCTCCAG GACCTGGTCATGGACATTCTGCGCGTGCTCAGCACCCCGGACCTCGAAGTAAGAAAGAAGACCTTGCAGCTGGCTTTGGACCTTGTCTCGTCCCGTAACGTAGAAGAG TTGGTGATCGTTTTGAAGAAAGAGGTGATCAAGACGAACAACGTGAGCGAACACGAAGACACGGATAAGTACAGGCAGCTGTTGGTGCGCACGCTCCACTCCTGCAGCGTGCGCTTCCCTGACATGGCAGCCAATGTCATACCTGTA CTGATGGAATTCCTAAGCGACACTAATGAAGCGGCCGCCGCCGACGTGCTGGAGTTTGTGCGGGAGGCGATTCAGAGGTTCGATAACTTGAGGCCGCTCGTCATCGAGAAGATGCTGGAAGTTTTCCACGCCATCAGAACTGTCAA GATTTACAGGGGAGCGTTGTGGATCCTGGGAGAATACTGCAGCACCAAGGAAGACATCCAGAGCGTGATGACGGAAGTGCGCAGGTCCCTGGGAGAG ATTCCCATtgtagaaaatgaaataaagaaagagaCGGGGGAGGTGAAAGCAGAGGATGAAGTGagtgcagctccagctcagaAGCTGGTGACAGAAATGGGCACTTATGTGACACAGAGtgctctcagctcctccaggcccTCAAAGAAGGAAGAGGACAG ACCTCCGCTCAGAAGCTTCCTGATGGATGGAGATTTTTACGTGGCAGCGTCCTTGGCCACCACGCTGACCAAAGTGGCCTTGCGTTACGTTGAGATCGTCCCAGataaaaagaggcaaaat TCCTTCGTTGCAGAGGCCATGCTCATCATGGTCACTGTGCTGCACCTGGGCAAGTCCTCTCTGCCCAAGAAGCCAATCACAGACGACGACGTGGACCGCATCTCGCTGTGCCTGAAAGTCCTGTCGGAGTGCTCGCCACTTATGAATGACATTTTCAATAAGGAGTGCCGTAAATCCCTGTCACACATGCTGACTgtcagactggaggaggagaagctctCGCAGAAG AAGGAGTCGGAGAAGCGGAACGTCACCGTGCAGCCCGACGACCCGATCTCCTTCATGCAGCTGACGGCCAAGAACGAAATGACGTCCAAGGAGGACCAGTTCCAGCTCAGTCTCCTGGCTGCCATGGGCAACACTCAGAGGAAGGAGGCTGCCGACCCACTCGCTTCAAAACTCAACAAG GTAACCCAGCTGACTGGCTTCTCAGACCCTGTATATGCGGAAGCCTACGTTCACGTCAACCAGTATGATATTGTTTTGGATGTACTGGTGGTCAACCAAACCAGTGATACCCTCCAGAACTGCACCCTTGAGCTGGCCACTTTAG gtgATCTGAAGTTGGTTGAAAAGCCCTCCCCTCTGACTCTGGCTCCCCACGATTTCGCCAACATCAAGGCCAACGTGAAGGTGGCCTCCACCGAGAACGGCATCATATTTGGCAACATCG TCTACGACGTCTCTGGTGCTGCTAGCGACAGAAACTGCGTGGTCCTCAGTGACATCCACATCGACATCATGGACTACATCCAGCCAGCTTCCTGTACCGATGCAGAGTTCCGACAGATGTGGGCGGAGTTTGAGTGGGAAAATAAG GTGACGGTCAACACCAATATCATTGACCTGAACGATTATCTTCAGCATATCCTGAAGTCCACCAACATGAAGTGTCTGACTCCTGAAAAG GCTCTGTCTGGCTTCTGCGGCTTCATGGCTGCCAACCTTTACGCTCGTTCTATCTTCGGAGAAGACGCCCTGGCTAACGTCAGCATCGAGAAGCCCATCCACCTGGGCCCCGAGGCGCCCGTCACAGGACACATACGCATCAGAGCCAAAAGTCAG CATGTATCCTTCATTCGCAGGGGATGGCTTTGA